The window CAGTTTCTGGATTCTCGGGTATCCCGTGTCAAGTTCTCCGACCAGCGCTACTGTCACCTTGACGGACGGCGTTTCTTATCCATCGAGAGGAATGACCGTCCACGCCAACGCGGTCAATATCCTCTACACCGAGCCGTTCGGAGGCTCGACAAACCCCGGTTGTTCCGAGGAATAATTCGTCACGGCTGAACCGAATCGAGCGGTCGGGGGCCAGTGCCTCTCGGCCGCTTTTGCTTTTCGGCGCGTAGAAAGAAGTGGCGATAATTGTCGCGCTTATCAGGAATGGTTCTTAATAATTAATGTAAGGCAGGCGCAAACGATCCCGACTATTTGATTGGAAGGCAGGATACCGCGACTCTGGACCTGAAACAAAGCCTTCCACTCGTCAGCGAGGGAATCATTCCCTCACTTAAAGGGCTTCTATCCATCCTCTCTTCTGGCGGGTTCCAAACGGAGCCCGTCATCTTTATTTTTTCAGGCCGGCGACCCGGCGAAAGAGGCCGGCGGGCACGAAGCGCAAAAAGCCCATGCCGATTCGCATCGGCAGCGGGAAATTGATCGTCAACCGATTGCGTTCGATCCCGGCCAGAATATAGTCCGCCGCCTTCTCCGCCGACCAGAGGAAAAGCATTTTCTCTTTGTTTTTCGCCGTCATGGGCGTGGCGACGAATCCCGGATGCACGACCAGAAACTCGATCCCGCTCTTTCGACCGTAGGTCACGCGGAATGATTCCATCAAGACCGAAACCGCCGCTTTGCTGGCGCAATAGGCGGCCGCGCCGGGCAATCCGCGGTATGCGGCCAGACTGGACATCGCGACGAACTTTCCCGAGCCCCGTTGCGCCATGCGGGGATACAATTCATTCATGACGTGAAGAACACCGAAATAGTTGGTGGCGAAGGTTCGCTGGTGCACGGCAAGGTTGATCGCCTCGGGCGGATCAAGATCGCCGATCCCGGCATTTAAGATCGCCACATCCGGCACTTGCGGCAATTGGGCGCAAACGGCCTTGACGTCCTCGTATCGGGTAACGTCGCAGGCGAAGGCGAAGAAACGGTCGGGATATCGCTTCGCGGTCTCGTTAAGCACTTCCACTCGACGCGCCAATCCGTAAACCGTCTGGCCGCGGTCGCACAACAAACGCGCCATGGCGGCGCCCATTCCCGACGATGCTCCGGTGATTAGAAAAATCGCCATTGTCCACTCCTGACACCGATAAAATATGGGTTCGCTTGCTTGGACAAAAACGGGTCATTATTTTCCTCGCAGACCAATTGTTCGACTGCCGGTGAAGCGCCACTATAAGCATGATTCAAGGAGAAGGCCATGAAAAACGTGTCGGTGCTTTTCGCGATTTTTTTGGTATTGACGGGCGGTTTGTTCCTGGTCAATTGCGACTGTGGCGGGGCAAGCGACGACAGCGACTCGACCGGCAACGATTCGACGCCCGCGGCCGCCGGTTCGTTCGCTCTGACCTCCCCGGCCTACGTGAGCGCGGGAACGATTCCCCTCAAGTACGCCTGCGCGGAAAAAGGCGGACAAAACCTTTCGATTCCCCTGGCCTGGAGCAACGCGCCGGCGGAAACCCTCGCCTTTGCCCTGACGCTGAAAGATCCGGACGCGCCGAACGGGACGGTCGTTCATTGGGGATTGATCAACATCCCGAACGACTCGGGGCAACTCAACGAGGGGATCGGCGGCCAGAACTTGCCGAGTGGATCCTGGGAAACGCTCAATTATCGAGAGGAAATCGGCTATGGCGGCCCCTGCCCGCCGGCCGGCCAATCGCACCGCTACATTTTCACTCTCCATGCCCTGAGCAAGGAATTCGCCAAACCGGCGAGCCATCAGTCGGTAGGGGAGATTCAGAGTGAGTTGGATCAAGCGACCATCGCCAAAGCCACCTTGATGGGTTACTACCCGACCAAGCCGTGACGGCCGATCCGGTTTTTTCCGCGCCACAAGTAAAGGAATTGAAATTCTTTTTTTACGTCTTATAATCCGTCAGTCAAAGCGAACGGCACACGAGGTGTCGTTTCGGCTTTACGGTTAGGGAAACGGTAAACCAACGGGTCGGTTTATCCGCAGGATCCACACTAGCAGAGGGCTACTACATGCTTAGAAGAATCATCCCCTTCATGTTGCTTCTTTTCTTCGTGGGAGCGACCGGAGCACAGGCGGCTTGGGTCGATCCCAATCTGACGAAGGAAATATCCGAAAACGGCCAGGACGATTGGGTAGGCGTTTACGTCGTACTCCAAGACCAGGTCGATCTGCGCGGCCTGTTGGCCGAACTGAAAGAAGAAAACGCCAGCCTCGCCCGCCGGCACTACGAAGTGATTACGGCGTTGCAGGAAAAAGCGGCGGAAACCCAGCCGGAATTTCTGAGCGAGATGCGCTCGGCCAAGGCCGCGAATCTGGTGAAGAGCATTCACCCCTTCTGGATCGCCAACGCGGTGGCGCTGACCATCAAGCCGACGTTCCTGAACGAATTGAAAGATCACCCGGACATCAGCTCGATTTTCCTG is drawn from Myxococcales bacterium and contains these coding sequences:
- a CDS encoding SDR family NAD(P)-dependent oxidoreductase — its product is MAIFLITGASSGMGAAMARLLCDRGQTVYGLARRVEVLNETAKRYPDRFFAFACDVTRYEDVKAVCAQLPQVPDVAILNAGIGDLDPPEAINLAVHQRTFATNYFGVLHVMNELYPRMAQRGSGKFVAMSSLAAYRGLPGAAAYCASKAAVSVLMESFRVTYGRKSGIEFLVVHPGFVATPMTAKNKEKMLFLWSAEKAADYILAGIERNRLTINFPLPMRIGMGFLRFVPAGLFRRVAGLKK
- a CDS encoding YbhB/YbcL family Raf kinase inhibitor-like protein; amino-acid sequence: MKNVSVLFAIFLVLTGGLFLVNCDCGGASDDSDSTGNDSTPAAAGSFALTSPAYVSAGTIPLKYACAEKGGQNLSIPLAWSNAPAETLAFALTLKDPDAPNGTVVHWGLINIPNDSGQLNEGIGGQNLPSGSWETLNYREEIGYGGPCPPAGQSHRYIFTLHALSKEFAKPASHQSVGEIQSELDQATIAKATLMGYYPTKP